ACCGCGCCGCCTGTGGGCCGGTCTGCCCGCCGCAAGGCCTTTATCTGGCGAATGTCAGCTATCCGGCAGATCCCTTCGCCTAAGCGCAGGCCTACAGTGCGTTCCAATCCCCGTGAAACTTGCCCTCTTCGTCGATGCGGGCAAAGCCATGCGCCCCAAAGAAATCCCTCTGCGCCTGAATAAGGTTTGCGGTGCCGCGCCCCCGCCGCATGGTGTCATACCACGCCAAAGACGCAGACAGCGCGGGCATCGCCACGCCCAAGCCAATCGCCGCCGTCAAAACCCGCCGCAAGGCTGGTACGGATGCCTTCAGCCGCGCACGCATGGCCGGCGCAAGGATCAGATGGCAGGCAGGCAATTCACTGCGGAATGCATCCGCAAATTCGTCCAGAAGTGCCGAGCGGATGATACATCCCGCCCGCCAGATCTCGGAAATTCGCGCCATATCGAGGGACCAGTCAAACTCTTCCGATGCGGCCCAAAGCACGCGAAAGCCCTGAGCATGGGCCAGAATACGGCCCGCCAGCATCGCCTGTTCCAGATCCGCCGCGCTTGGCATCCCTGCCTCAAGCGCCCCCGCTGCCAACAAAGGCTCGGCCATCACCCGTGTGTCTTTCTCCGAGGACCAGCCACGCGCGCCCACCGCTGCCTCGATGGTATTGGCCGACTGCCCCATCTTCAACGCCTCGATCAAGGTCCAGCGACCCGTCCCCTTCTGCCCGGCCTGATCGCGGATTACATCGACCATGGGCTGGCCGGTCTTGCTGTCGACTGACAAAAGCGCCGCGGCGGAAACTTCAATCAGATAAGAGCTGAGCGGGCCATCTTTCCAATCCGCAAACAATCTACCGATCTGCGGCGCAGACTGCCCGCCCGCATCGCGCAGCAAACCGTAAATCTCTGCAATCATCTGCATGTCGGCGTATTCGATGCCGTTGTGCACGGTCTTGACAAAATGCCCCGCACCATCCGGCCCCAGATGCGCCACGCAAGGATCGCCCTTGAACTTGGCCGCAATCGCCTCTGCCATCGGACGCAGGCTGGTCCACGAATGATCGCTGCCGCCCACCATCATCGAGGGACCATGCCGGGCGCCCTCTTCCCCCCCCGATACGCCCATGCCAACAAAATGCAGCCCCGTGCCATCCAGATCCGCAGACCGCCGACGGGTGTCGTTGAAATCGGCGTTTCCCCCGTCAATGATTGTATCACCCTCCTCCAGATGCGGGCGGATGGCCTCAATCATGGCATCCATGGGCGCGCCGGACGGGATCATAAAGAGGATGCTGCGTGGCCGTGCAACGGCCGCGACAAAATCCGCCAGATCAGCTTGGCCGGTCAACCGCTTGCCCAATGGTCCGGCTTCTTGGATGAAATCGTCGATCCATTCCGCCTCCCGATTAGAGACCGCCACGTCGAACCCGCTATCGGCAAGATTGAGCGCCAGCGCAGACCCCATTGTGCCCAGCCCGTAAACACCGATATCCGCACCCTTTGACTGTTTGTTCATGGCTGCCGCTGCTCCCGGATGTGTATCAAATGTCGCCTGTTCTCCAACTCATTTAAGCGGGCGAACTCCAGAAGGCCAATAGGCATTCGTTGGCACCACGCCTTCCCAATCCCTCCCTTGCCCGCGAAAACCTGCCTGCACAGGTGCAAAACCATCAAAAAAGTTCAATATGCCGCATCGTATACAATGGTATACCGTAGACGTTCTCCAATGAACCCGCTATGAAGCGGCAAATTCACACATGAGGAGATTCCTATGTCCGATATCATTTACACCAAAGTGGACGAAGCGCCGGAACTGGCGTCCGCATCTTTCCTCCCTATCATCCAGAAATTTGCCGCAGCCGCCGGTGTTTCCGTCGGGACCAAGGACATCAGCCTCGCCGGGCGTATCCTCGCCACCTTCCCCGAACACCTGAGCGAAGCGCAGCAGCAGTCCGATGATCTGGCTGAACTGGGCCGTCTGGTCAAAACGCCGGACGCCAACGTGATCAAGCTGCCCAACATCTCGGCCTCCGTGCCGCAGCTTGTTGCCGCGATCAAAGAGCTGCAGTCGCAAGGCTTTGCCCTGCCCGATTATCCCGAAGCACCCGCAACCGACGCGGAAAAAGCCATCCGTGCCAAATACGACGGCATCAAAGGCTCTGCCGTGAACCCGGTCCTGCGCGAGGGCAACTCTGACCGCCGTGCCGCCAAAGCCGTGAAAAGCTTTGCCCAGAACAACCCCCACCGCATGGGCGACTGGAGCGCAGACAGCAAAACCGAAGTCTCCTCCATGTCCGGTGGCGACTTTTTCTCGAACGAGGTTTCCGCGACACTGCCCAAGGATACCACCGCCAAGATCGTTCTGGAAACTGCCACGGGTGAAACTGTTCTGAAAGACGGTATCGCCTACCCCGCAGGCACCGTGGTCGATGCCACGTTCATGAGCGCAGCCGCCTTGAAAGCCTTCCTCGCCAGCGAGATTGAAAAGACCAAGGCCGCAGGCACGCTGTTTTCGTTGCACATGAAAGCGACGATGATGAAGGTCTCTGACCCGATCATCTTTGGTCACGCGGTCAAGGCGTTCCTTGCCCCGGTGTTTGACGCCCATGGCGACAAGATGGCCGAGCTGGGTGTGAACCCGAACTCCGGCCTGGGCGATCTGCTGGCCCGCGTCGAAGGCGATGCGGCGATCATGGCAGATATCGAGGCCTGCATGGCCGCGCGCCCGCCGATGTACATGGTGGATTCCGATAAGGGCATCACCAACCTGCATGTGTCCTCTGACGTGATCATCGATGCCTCCATGCCCGCGCTGATCCGCGCTGGCGGCAAAGGTTGGGGGCCAGACGGCAAGGAAGCGGACACCAATTGCGTGATCCCTGACAATTCCTATGCGCCGGTTTATGACGAGACCATCAAGTTCTTCAAAGAGAATGGCAAGATGAACCCCGCCACCGCAGGCACTGTCCAAAACATCGGCCTGATGGCGCAAAAAGCCGAGGAATACGGCTCCCACCCGACGACATTCGAGATCCCTGAGGCGGGCACCGTCAAGATGATCCTCGATGATGGCACGGTCCTGCATTCCCACGCGGTTGAGGTTGGCGACATCTGGCGCTCTGCCTCTGCACGCAAGGCCCCGATCGAAGACTGGGTGAACCTCGCAATTGATCGTCAAAAGGCGGAAGGCTGCCGCGCGATCTTCTGGCTGGACGCAGACCGCGCCCATGACGCGGAACTGATTGCCTATGTCAAACCAATCCTTGAGGCCAAAGGCGTCGCCGACAAGTTTGAGATCATGGCCCCGCGCGAAGCCACACGCGCCTCGTTCGAGACCATCACCAAGGGCGAGAACACCATCGCCATCACCGGCAACGTGTTGCGGGACTATCTGACCGATCTGTTCCCGATCCTTGAACTGGCAACCTCGGCCAAGATGCTGTCGATTGTGAAGCTGATGAACGGCGGCGGGCTGTTTGAAACAGGCGCGGGCGGCTCTGCCCCCAAGCACGTTCAACAGTTGGTCGAAGAAAATCACCTGCGTTGGGACAGCCTTGGCGAATTCTGCGCCCTGGGAGAAAGCCTGACGTTCCTGGCCGACAGCAAAGGCAACGCAAAGGCCCGCGTTCTGGGCCAGGCGGTGGATGCCGCAACGCAAGGCATTCTCGACAATGGCCGCTCGCCCTCCCGCAAGGTGGGTGAGCCGGACAACCGC
This window of the Sulfitobacter mediterraneus genome carries:
- the gndA gene encoding NADP-dependent phosphogluconate dehydrogenase, with the translated sequence MNKQSKGADIGVYGLGTMGSALALNLADSGFDVAVSNREAEWIDDFIQEAGPLGKRLTGQADLADFVAAVARPRSILFMIPSGAPMDAMIEAIRPHLEEGDTIIDGGNADFNDTRRRSADLDGTGLHFVGMGVSGGEEGARHGPSMMVGGSDHSWTSLRPMAEAIAAKFKGDPCVAHLGPDGAGHFVKTVHNGIEYADMQMIAEIYGLLRDAGGQSAPQIGRLFADWKDGPLSSYLIEVSAAALLSVDSKTGQPMVDVIRDQAGQKGTGRWTLIEALKMGQSANTIEAAVGARGWSSEKDTRVMAEPLLAAGALEAGMPSAADLEQAMLAGRILAHAQGFRVLWAASEEFDWSLDMARISEIWRAGCIIRSALLDEFADAFRSELPACHLILAPAMRARLKASVPALRRVLTAAIGLGVAMPALSASLAWYDTMRRGRGTANLIQAQRDFFGAHGFARIDEEGKFHGDWNAL
- a CDS encoding NADP-dependent isocitrate dehydrogenase, which codes for MSDIIYTKVDEAPELASASFLPIIQKFAAAAGVSVGTKDISLAGRILATFPEHLSEAQQQSDDLAELGRLVKTPDANVIKLPNISASVPQLVAAIKELQSQGFALPDYPEAPATDAEKAIRAKYDGIKGSAVNPVLREGNSDRRAAKAVKSFAQNNPHRMGDWSADSKTEVSSMSGGDFFSNEVSATLPKDTTAKIVLETATGETVLKDGIAYPAGTVVDATFMSAAALKAFLASEIEKTKAAGTLFSLHMKATMMKVSDPIIFGHAVKAFLAPVFDAHGDKMAELGVNPNSGLGDLLARVEGDAAIMADIEACMAARPPMYMVDSDKGITNLHVSSDVIIDASMPALIRAGGKGWGPDGKEADTNCVIPDNSYAPVYDETIKFFKENGKMNPATAGTVQNIGLMAQKAEEYGSHPTTFEIPEAGTVKMILDDGTVLHSHAVEVGDIWRSASARKAPIEDWVNLAIDRQKAEGCRAIFWLDADRAHDAELIAYVKPILEAKGVADKFEIMAPREATRASFETITKGENTIAITGNVLRDYLTDLFPILELATSAKMLSIVKLMNGGGLFETGAGGSAPKHVQQLVEENHLRWDSLGEFCALGESLTFLADSKGNAKARVLGQAVDAATQGILDNGRSPSRKVGEPDNRDSHYWFARYWAEALAAQSDDADLAAHFAPIAKALAESEDKIIAELAAAQGSPVDLGGYYRTDAAKTAAVMRSSATLNSIIG